A genomic segment from Bacillus cereus G9842 encodes:
- a CDS encoding ABC transporter ATP-binding protein: MTVSIDGVSKYFLKQTGTVQVLENINFQLEKGDFVTVIGPSGCGKSTLLKIVAGLDNDFEGEVIIDGEPILKTSKKQGFIFQEHRLFPWLTVEENIAADLSLKDKYVKDKVREWVEIVRLDGFEKSYPKEISGGMSQRVAIARALLRDPNVLLLDEPFGALDAFTRSHLQEVLLNIWEQKKTTMIFVTHDIDEAIYLSNRIIIMSAKPGKIHKVIENNLPYPRNKTSQSFQQLRTKVLQQFEYGGLIQTSI; this comes from the coding sequence ATGACTGTTTCAATTGATGGGGTATCAAAATATTTTTTGAAACAAACTGGTACTGTTCAAGTATTAGAGAATATTAATTTTCAATTAGAGAAAGGGGATTTTGTTACAGTAATTGGTCCGAGTGGGTGCGGAAAAAGTACATTACTAAAAATTGTTGCAGGTCTAGATAATGATTTTGAAGGTGAAGTTATTATTGACGGGGAGCCTATCTTAAAAACGAGCAAGAAACAAGGTTTTATTTTTCAAGAGCATAGGCTTTTTCCATGGTTAACAGTTGAAGAAAATATAGCGGCAGATTTGTCGTTAAAAGATAAGTATGTGAAAGATAAGGTGAGAGAATGGGTTGAAATCGTTCGGTTAGATGGCTTTGAAAAATCGTATCCGAAAGAAATTTCAGGCGGGATGTCACAACGTGTTGCGATAGCGAGAGCGTTATTAAGAGATCCGAATGTATTATTACTTGATGAACCTTTTGGAGCGCTGGATGCTTTTACTCGAAGTCATTTACAAGAAGTATTGCTGAATATTTGGGAGCAGAAGAAAACAACAATGATATTCGTTACACATGATATAGACGAAGCGATATATCTTTCAAACCGAATTATCATTATGAGTGCAAAACCAGGGAAAATACATAAAGTGATTGAAAATAATTTGCCTTATCCGCGAAATAAAACTTCTCAATCGTTCCAACAACTTCGAACGAAAGTATTACAGCAGTTTGAATATGGAGGGTTGATTCAAACAAGTATATAG
- a CDS encoding ABC transporter permease, translating to MENTKAVMKPASITIKKNGIKKVRKLNVKVLVRAITIPVIILIIWQLAGVFGLVSKTVLPTPLDIFLAFQELIKTGELFGHLSISVFRAAAGFFIGGGLGIILGTIVGFSTRSEQYLDPSVQMLRTVPHLAVAPLFVLWFGFGETSKVLLIADGAFFPLYVNAFLGIRGVDSKLFDVARVLEFSKRKLITKLILPSALPNLLLGARLSLGVAWVSLVVAELMGSTEGIGYMIMDARQFSNTDIVFVGIIIFAFVGKFSDSLVRLLEVKFLRWRDNFKGETRN from the coding sequence GTGGAAAATACGAAAGCTGTTATGAAACCAGCGAGTATAACGATTAAGAAAAATGGCATAAAGAAGGTACGAAAGTTAAATGTAAAAGTTTTAGTAAGGGCGATTACTATACCGGTTATTATATTAATAATTTGGCAGTTGGCTGGCGTATTCGGTCTTGTTTCTAAAACAGTTTTACCAACACCATTAGATATTTTTCTAGCTTTCCAAGAGCTTATTAAAACAGGAGAGTTATTCGGCCATTTAAGTATTAGTGTATTCAGGGCTGCGGCTGGTTTCTTTATTGGTGGGGGCTTAGGAATCATTTTAGGAACGATTGTTGGATTTTCAACGAGAAGTGAGCAATATTTAGACCCATCTGTGCAAATGTTAAGAACTGTACCTCATTTAGCTGTTGCGCCGCTTTTCGTATTATGGTTCGGTTTTGGTGAAACATCGAAAGTGCTATTAATTGCAGATGGTGCATTTTTTCCTTTATACGTAAACGCATTTTTAGGTATTAGAGGTGTGGATTCAAAGTTATTTGATGTTGCGAGAGTGTTAGAGTTTAGCAAAAGAAAACTAATTACGAAACTAATTTTACCATCTGCATTGCCTAACCTTTTACTAGGAGCAAGGTTATCGTTAGGTGTTGCATGGGTGAGTTTAGTAGTAGCAGAACTTATGGGATCTACAGAAGGTATTGGTTATATGATTATGGATGCAAGGCAATTTTCAAATACAGATATTGTATTTGTCGGCATAATTATCTTTGCATTTGTTGGGAAGTTTTCTGACTCTCTAGTACGTTTACTAGAAGTGAAGTTTTTAAGATGGCGAGATAATTTTAAAGGTGAGACTAGGAATTAA
- the ssuD gene encoding FMNH2-dependent alkanesulfonate monooxygenase, whose product MELLWFIPAYGDGRYLGTTKRGRAAEYGYYKQVAVAADYLGYTGVLLPTGQGCEDPWVLASALAAETEKLKFLVAVRPGLMSPTVAARMASTFDRISDGRLLINVVAGGDPVELQGDGLYLEHDERYEAADEFLKVWKSTLQGETISLEGKHIQVTDSKVVFPPVQTPYPPIYFGGSSAAGKEVAAEHSDVYLTWGEPPEQVKEKIEEVRKLAEEKGRTVRFGIRLHVIVRETEEEAWEEAERLIQYVDNETIELAQKTFARYDSVGQKRMTHLNKGTRESLEISPNLWAGIGLVRGGAGTALVGNPHTVAERIKEYESLGIDTFVLSGYPHLEEAYEVAELLFPLLKNEKKEENKMVGEMIADAYALKK is encoded by the coding sequence ATGGAATTATTATGGTTTATTCCGGCTTATGGAGATGGTCGATATTTAGGAACGACAAAACGAGGAAGAGCAGCTGAATATGGTTATTATAAGCAAGTTGCTGTGGCAGCTGATTATTTAGGATATACGGGTGTTTTACTTCCAACTGGTCAAGGATGTGAAGACCCTTGGGTGTTAGCTTCAGCTCTTGCTGCTGAAACAGAAAAACTAAAATTTTTAGTAGCAGTGAGACCAGGACTAATGTCACCTACAGTTGCAGCGAGGATGGCATCTACATTTGATAGAATTTCAGATGGGAGACTACTTATTAATGTAGTAGCTGGAGGAGATCCAGTTGAACTACAAGGAGATGGATTATATCTTGAGCATGATGAAAGATATGAAGCAGCGGATGAATTTTTAAAAGTTTGGAAATCGACATTGCAAGGTGAAACGATCTCTTTAGAAGGAAAACATATTCAAGTTACAGATAGTAAAGTTGTATTCCCGCCAGTTCAAACACCATATCCTCCTATATATTTCGGAGGATCATCAGCTGCTGGAAAAGAAGTAGCAGCTGAACATAGTGATGTATATTTAACGTGGGGAGAGCCACCAGAGCAAGTGAAAGAGAAAATAGAAGAAGTAAGAAAACTTGCAGAAGAGAAGGGGCGTACAGTACGATTTGGCATTAGATTACACGTAATTGTAAGAGAAACAGAAGAAGAAGCGTGGGAAGAGGCAGAACGTTTAATTCAATATGTGGATAATGAAACAATTGAGCTTGCTCAAAAGACATTTGCAAGATATGATTCGGTTGGTCAAAAGAGGATGACACATTTAAATAAAGGTACGAGAGAGTCGTTAGAGATAAGCCCTAATTTATGGGCTGGAATCGGACTTGTAAGAGGTGGGGCAGGTACTGCACTTGTAGGCAATCCACATACAGTAGCAGAAAGGATAAAAGAATATGAATCGTTAGGAATTGATACGTTTGTTTTATCAGGATATCCGCATTTAGAAGAAGCGTATGAAGTGGCAGAATTGTTATTCCCATTATTGAAAAACGAGAAGAAAGAAGAAAATAAAATGGTTGGTGAAATGATTGCTGATGCATATGCATTAAAAAAATAG
- a CDS encoding putative holin-like toxin, giving the protein MSEIALLLQGGLFLVALLTFVVVLIDKLKK; this is encoded by the coding sequence GTGAGTGAAATAGCGTTGCTACTGCAAGGTGGACTGTTTCTCGTTGCATTGTTAACGTTCGTCGTCGTTTTAATAGACAAGCTCAAAAAATAA
- a CDS encoding GNAT family N-acetyltransferase — protein MNLQLVEQLEKDSILNVLQYAVGPNEISLKKAVLLYQNNKGTLYKYEEKACIGIEVIGATKARVCHIAVDPDYRQKGIALQMIKEVVRIYQLTYIEAETDDGAVEFYKRIGFRVKSLGEKYKEIERFHCYLEK, from the coding sequence ATGAATTTACAACTTGTTGAACAACTTGAAAAAGATTCAATATTAAATGTGCTACAATATGCCGTCGGTCCAAATGAAATAAGCTTAAAGAAAGCAGTATTACTTTATCAAAATAATAAAGGGACTTTGTACAAATATGAAGAAAAAGCTTGTATAGGTATAGAAGTAATCGGAGCAACTAAAGCACGAGTATGTCATATAGCAGTGGATCCAGATTATCGTCAAAAAGGAATTGCACTGCAAATGATTAAAGAGGTTGTAAGAATATATCAATTGACTTATATAGAAGCAGAGACAGACGATGGGGCGGTAGAATTTTATAAAAGAATTGGTTTTCGAGTTAAAAGTTTAGGAGAAAAATATAAGGAAATCGAAAGATTTCATTGTTATTTGGAAAAATAG
- a CDS encoding GNAT family N-acetyltransferase, translated as MIRLLTKADAKQYWELRLQALQVNPEAFVTTYEEAVRQENPLERVASNLSSNSSFTFGAFNNENRLVGVVTLLTEEKDAYKHKGHIVAMYVDTENRKSGFARDLIRKAIERAKEMKLEQLNLGVVSTNEPAKRLYESMGFKTYGIEKRAIKMNGVYSDDEHMVLFF; from the coding sequence ATGATTCGATTACTTACAAAAGCGGATGCAAAACAATATTGGGAGTTACGTTTACAAGCACTACAAGTAAACCCAGAAGCATTTGTAACGACTTATGAAGAAGCAGTACGTCAAGAAAACCCTCTTGAACGCGTTGCTAGTAATCTTTCATCTAACAGTAGTTTTACATTTGGTGCTTTTAATAATGAAAATCGTTTAGTTGGGGTTGTTACTTTATTAACAGAAGAAAAGGATGCATATAAGCATAAAGGGCATATCGTTGCAATGTATGTAGATACTGAAAATCGAAAAAGTGGCTTTGCACGTGATTTAATACGTAAAGCAATTGAAAGAGCAAAAGAGATGAAGCTAGAACAATTGAATTTAGGGGTTGTGTCAACGAACGAACCAGCCAAACGATTATATGAATCAATGGGATTTAAAACGTACGGAATTGAAAAAAGGGCTATAAAAATGAATGGTGTGTATAGTGATGATGAACATATGGTGTTGTTCTTTTAA
- a CDS encoding phosphopantothenoylcysteine decarboxylase domain-containing protein, which produces MKGKKVLITSGGCLEKWDQVRGHTNMAKGTIGRIIAEELLAKGAHVIYLHGYFAEKPSDVHRGLELHPFEGIVDLQDKMKSIITHEKVDAVIMAAAGSDWIVEKICDQDGNVLNMNGKISSDIAPIIHFQKAPKVLKQIKEWDPETVLIGFKLESDLNEEELFERAKNRMKEARANVMIANSPHSLYSRGAVHYVIGQDGKGKLCNGKDETAKEIVKSLEVLCNRVTAF; this is translated from the coding sequence ATGAAAGGGAAAAAGGTATTAATTACGAGCGGTGGTTGTCTAGAAAAATGGGATCAAGTACGCGGGCATACGAATATGGCTAAAGGTACAATCGGAAGGATAATCGCAGAAGAACTTCTAGCTAAAGGGGCACATGTTATATATTTACACGGTTATTTTGCGGAGAAACCGAGCGATGTACATAGAGGGTTAGAATTACATCCATTTGAAGGGATTGTTGATTTACAAGATAAAATGAAAAGTATCATCACACATGAAAAGGTTGATGCGGTTATTATGGCAGCGGCTGGATCAGATTGGATTGTGGAGAAGATCTGTGATCAAGATGGTAATGTTCTTAATATGAACGGAAAAATTTCAAGTGATATTGCACCGATTATTCACTTTCAAAAGGCTCCAAAAGTATTAAAACAAATAAAAGAATGGGACCCAGAAACAGTACTTATTGGTTTTAAACTTGAAAGTGATTTAAATGAAGAAGAACTGTTTGAAAGAGCGAAAAATAGAATGAAAGAAGCAAGGGCGAATGTAATGATTGCGAATTCACCACATTCTTTATATTCGCGCGGAGCTGTGCATTATGTAATTGGACAAGATGGTAAAGGGAAGTTGTGTAATGGGAAAGATGAAACAGCGAAAGAAATTGTCAAAAGCTTAGAGGTATTATGTAATCGTGTCACTGCTTTTTAA
- a CDS encoding tetratricopeptide repeat protein — MEHLLKQAIKLRNEKKYAQSKEMLIGLTNFTKDAEVLYQCAWIHDVMGLETEAVPYYEQAIANGLDGESLCGAYIGLGSTYRCIGEYEKAITVLEAGVKKFPENDPMKVFLSLAKYNVNDHESAMKLLLETVVKVEEVKEFERAISFYKDHLNEVFK; from the coding sequence ATGGAACATTTATTAAAGCAAGCTATTAAACTTAGAAACGAAAAGAAATATGCGCAGTCTAAAGAGATGCTTATAGGATTAACAAACTTTACAAAGGATGCAGAAGTACTGTATCAGTGTGCGTGGATACATGATGTAATGGGGCTAGAAACAGAAGCAGTTCCGTATTATGAGCAGGCAATCGCAAATGGACTTGATGGCGAATCCCTTTGCGGTGCTTATATTGGTCTAGGAAGTACATACCGTTGTATAGGGGAATATGAAAAGGCAATTACAGTATTAGAAGCTGGGGTGAAAAAATTCCCAGAGAACGATCCGATGAAAGTATTTTTATCATTAGCAAAATATAACGTAAACGATCACGAGTCAGCGATGAAATTATTACTTGAAACTGTCGTGAAAGTAGAGGAAGTAAAAGAATTTGAACGTGCCATTTCATTTTATAAAGACCACTTAAATGAGGTTTTTAAATAA
- a CDS encoding HNH endonuclease, giving the protein MTQCIICRKDTKELSEQYVIPEILCGYYFTNSICDTCHEQMTTNIDRPLIRHKLSQFKIEQMKRQIDSPLYTNEHGEELAAAETDVVEVSDEILYSNALIMKLCKKHDISLHNEIWKEERVTKVASSIQRELLLDNRKYKMSVLKMAYTFAVQAVDGYFEDQDAIDISTILSNADFVELKEKSIVRDLSKSSLWNTLNTSSENHYFILLSDKDGLFCFIRLFDIFDVVVHLSEKRFDLPSPIVGVNNVNTQKFYVQSLKQYMDGLFKEKAPTI; this is encoded by the coding sequence ATGACACAATGCATCATTTGCAGAAAAGATACGAAAGAACTTAGTGAACAATATGTCATTCCAGAAATATTATGTGGATATTATTTCACAAACTCAATTTGTGATACTTGTCATGAACAAATGACAACAAATATCGATCGCCCTTTAATTAGGCATAAATTGAGTCAATTTAAGATTGAACAAATGAAAAGACAAATTGATTCCCCACTCTATACGAATGAGCACGGTGAGGAACTTGCGGCTGCTGAGACTGATGTTGTCGAAGTAAGCGACGAGATTCTTTATTCTAATGCATTAATTATGAAACTATGTAAAAAGCACGATATTTCCTTACATAATGAAATTTGGAAAGAGGAACGTGTAACGAAAGTAGCGAGTTCTATTCAACGTGAATTACTATTAGATAACCGTAAATATAAAATGAGTGTATTAAAAATGGCTTATACATTCGCTGTACAAGCAGTTGACGGCTACTTTGAAGATCAAGATGCAATTGATATTTCTACCATTCTCTCCAATGCAGATTTCGTGGAACTAAAAGAAAAAAGCATTGTACGTGATTTAAGCAAAAGTTCTTTATGGAATACGCTAAATACAAGTAGTGAAAATCATTACTTTATTTTACTTAGCGATAAAGACGGCCTGTTTTGCTTCATTCGTTTGTTTGATATCTTTGATGTTGTCGTTCATTTATCAGAAAAAAGATTTGACCTTCCATCGCCGATTGTCGGTGTAAATAATGTGAATACGCAGAAATTTTATGTCCAAAGTTTAAAACAGTATATGGATGGGCTGTTTAAAGAAAAAGCACCTACTATATAA
- a CDS encoding DMT family transporter, with amino-acid sequence MKAIVIGILASFFFAFTFVLNRAMDLEGGSWIWSASLRYYFMVPMLLLIVMYRGNLKQLFQYMKNNPKEWLVWSIVGFGLFYAPLSFAGAFGPGWLVASTWQITIVAGILLTPFFAVDPLHKKLPMKELVMSGIILFGVVLMQVEHASSLGIRETVLCVVPVLIAAFAYPLGNRKMMQVCKGELDVFQRVLGMTLASLPFWFLLSGYEVSTGGLPSSSQVFQCFIVAVSSGLIATVLFFFATDLVKDDPQKLATVEATQSGEVLFALVGELIWLSAPIPSSLSWIGMSLVIIGMILHSYVAVVVKKEEKITA; translated from the coding sequence ATGAAAGCAATTGTTATAGGGATACTGGCATCATTTTTCTTTGCCTTTACCTTTGTTTTAAACCGGGCAATGGACTTAGAAGGTGGAAGCTGGATTTGGAGTGCATCATTACGGTATTATTTTATGGTTCCAATGCTATTACTTATTGTTATGTATAGAGGGAACTTAAAGCAACTCTTTCAATATATGAAAAACAATCCGAAAGAATGGTTAGTATGGAGTATCGTTGGATTTGGTCTCTTTTATGCACCGCTTAGTTTTGCTGGAGCGTTCGGACCAGGTTGGCTTGTTGCATCAACATGGCAAATTACAATCGTTGCAGGGATTTTGTTAACACCATTTTTTGCGGTGGATCCACTACATAAAAAACTTCCGATGAAGGAATTAGTTATGTCGGGTATTATTTTATTTGGTGTTGTTCTCATGCAAGTAGAACATGCTTCTTCATTAGGTATTCGTGAAACCGTTTTATGTGTAGTTCCTGTACTTATTGCAGCATTTGCGTATCCTCTTGGAAATCGAAAAATGATGCAAGTTTGTAAAGGGGAATTAGATGTATTTCAGCGAGTACTCGGTATGACATTAGCAAGTTTACCATTTTGGTTTTTATTATCTGGTTACGAAGTATCAACTGGCGGATTACCGTCAAGTAGCCAAGTTTTTCAATGTTTTATTGTAGCAGTTAGTTCGGGGTTAATCGCGACAGTATTATTTTTCTTTGCAACAGATCTTGTGAAAGATGATCCACAAAAACTAGCAACAGTGGAAGCGACGCAGTCTGGTGAAGTTTTATTTGCGCTAGTAGGAGAGCTGATCTGGTTATCTGCACCAATTCCGTCATCATTATCTTGGATTGGTATGAGTCTCGTTATTATTGGGATGATACTTCATAGTTATGTAGCTGTCGTTGTAAAAAAAGAAGAAAAAATAACGGCGTAA
- a CDS encoding aminoglycoside N(3)-acetyltransferase — MNDIVASTKFPNTIETITKDLKALGIEKGMTIIVHSSLSSIGWISGGAVAVVEALMKVVTEEGTIIMPTQSSDLSDPKHWSRPPVPEDWWQIIRDNVPAFDSRITPTRGMGEIVECFRTYPNVVRSNHPLGSFAAWGKHAVEITMNHSLSMSFGEESPLRKIYDLDGYVLLIGVGYDSNTSVHLSEVRTGACELIQVGAPIIENGERVWKEFVEMDYESEKFVEIGVEFERKGTVKNGKIGNATCRLMKQRDIVDFGTEWFRKKN, encoded by the coding sequence ATGAATGATATAGTAGCAAGTACAAAATTTCCAAATACAATCGAAACAATAACAAAAGATTTAAAAGCATTAGGAATCGAAAAAGGAATGACAATTATCGTTCATTCATCACTAAGTTCTATCGGGTGGATATCTGGTGGTGCGGTTGCCGTAGTAGAAGCATTAATGAAAGTTGTTACGGAAGAAGGAACGATAATAATGCCAACGCAATCTTCGGATTTATCCGATCCGAAACATTGGTCAAGACCACCTGTACCGGAAGACTGGTGGCAAATTATCCGAGATAACGTCCCGGCATTTGATTCACGTATAACCCCAACAAGGGGAATGGGTGAAATAGTTGAATGTTTTCGTACATATCCGAATGTAGTACGTAGTAATCATCCGTTAGGAAGTTTTGCTGCATGGGGAAAACATGCAGTAGAAATAACAATGAACCATTCGTTATCAATGAGCTTTGGAGAAGAATCTCCATTAAGAAAAATATATGATTTAGACGGGTACGTATTATTAATTGGTGTTGGATATGATTCCAATACGTCTGTTCATTTATCCGAGGTGCGTACTGGTGCATGTGAGTTAATACAAGTAGGAGCACCTATTATAGAAAACGGTGAGAGAGTGTGGAAAGAGTTTGTTGAAATGGATTACGAATCTGAGAAGTTTGTTGAAATTGGTGTTGAGTTTGAGCGAAAAGGAACTGTAAAAAATGGGAAGATAGGGAATGCAACGTGTCGTCTAATGAAACAGCGTGATATAGTTGACTTTGGAACAGAATGGTTTCGTAAGAAAAATTAG
- a CDS encoding aliphatic sulfonate ABC transporter substrate-binding protein → MYKKFKVLSFALAISVCLLGCEKSTASSKKEDVTIQIGIQQGLSPLLLAKKKGWFEEEFKKEGVKVKWTEFQSGPPYFEAIASNRLDFGEVGNSPVISAQAAGIGFTEIANTSYARKGTGILVQKDSKIASVKDLKGKKIAVAKGSSAFNLLYRALDKEGIDAKDVNVIQLQPDEAQPAFESGSVDAWAIWDPFISLHTLNKGAKVIADGETLNVSSPEFLITRTKFAKEHPELVEKFLKVYEKARVWQDANLDEAIKVYTSVKKIDAEIVKEVFNHDKPILVPVTKEIIAEQQKTADFQYKLGSIKKEIKTEKVVDNSFVEKALKAK, encoded by the coding sequence ATGTATAAAAAATTTAAAGTTCTTTCTTTTGCTTTAGCTATATCAGTATGTTTATTAGGATGCGAAAAAAGTACAGCAAGTAGTAAGAAAGAAGATGTAACAATACAAATTGGTATACAGCAAGGATTAAGCCCGCTATTACTAGCAAAGAAAAAGGGATGGTTTGAAGAGGAGTTTAAAAAAGAAGGAGTTAAAGTGAAATGGACAGAGTTCCAAAGTGGACCTCCTTATTTTGAAGCAATCGCATCAAACCGGTTAGACTTTGGTGAAGTAGGGAATTCTCCAGTCATTTCAGCGCAAGCAGCAGGTATTGGATTTACCGAAATCGCCAATACAAGTTATGCGAGAAAAGGAACTGGAATTCTCGTTCAAAAAGATAGCAAGATTGCGAGTGTAAAGGATTTAAAAGGTAAAAAAATTGCAGTAGCAAAAGGAAGTAGTGCCTTTAATTTATTGTATCGAGCACTTGATAAAGAAGGTATTGATGCAAAAGATGTAAATGTCATTCAATTACAACCAGATGAAGCGCAGCCTGCATTCGAATCAGGATCAGTAGATGCATGGGCGATTTGGGACCCTTTCATATCATTACATACGTTAAATAAAGGTGCGAAGGTGATTGCAGACGGTGAAACATTAAATGTCTCTTCACCAGAATTTTTAATTACGAGGACAAAATTTGCGAAAGAACATCCAGAATTAGTTGAGAAATTCCTCAAAGTTTATGAGAAAGCACGTGTATGGCAAGATGCTAACTTAGATGAAGCAATAAAAGTATACACTTCTGTAAAAAAGATAGATGCAGAGATTGTAAAAGAAGTGTTTAATCACGACAAACCAATTTTAGTTCCGGTAACGAAGGAAATAATAGCAGAACAACAAAAGACAGCGGATTTTCAATATAAGCTCGGTTCTATAAAGAAAGAAATTAAGACGGAAAAAGTTGTAGATAATTCTTTCGTAGAAAAAGCATTGAAAGCGAAGTGA
- a CDS encoding DUF402 domain-containing protein: protein MNKLLTSKIEIIERKIRYNSTIVDHKCLLLEKQSQSIVLFHEVQYSFTMTANDTKLTIPKGSYTIAYYWKDCPYNLYVWRDIKGKYLGSYFNIVKNTQIKDEVVSFEDLIIDIMVLPNGEYFILDEDELPEPLGNFEGGYVKEALYILMDTIKTFLPKIIKGTADIFKNK from the coding sequence ATGAATAAGTTACTTACATCGAAAATTGAAATTATAGAAAGAAAAATCCGATATAACTCAACAATAGTAGATCACAAGTGTTTATTACTTGAAAAGCAATCACAAAGTATTGTTTTATTTCACGAGGTGCAGTATTCATTTACAATGACTGCAAATGATACTAAGTTAACAATCCCAAAAGGGAGTTATACAATCGCATATTACTGGAAAGATTGTCCGTACAATTTATACGTATGGAGAGATATAAAAGGGAAGTATTTAGGTTCCTATTTTAATATCGTAAAAAATACACAAATAAAAGACGAAGTGGTTTCCTTCGAAGATTTAATCATTGATATTATGGTACTTCCAAATGGAGAATACTTCATATTAGATGAGGATGAATTACCAGAACCATTAGGAAATTTCGAAGGTGGTTATGTGAAGGAAGCTCTTTATATATTAATGGATACAATTAAAACGTTCCTTCCAAAAATAATAAAAGGGACTGCTGATATCTTTAAAAATAAATAA